From the genome of Bubalus bubalis isolate 160015118507 breed Murrah chromosome 2, NDDB_SH_1, whole genome shotgun sequence, one region includes:
- the TCTE1 gene encoding dynein regulatory complex subunit 5 isoform X1 codes for MKGSTSLKDTISGSCQHPGSACLRSSPSRAITKGPPVPVLPSPSMQDTQTTESPSIPSRSSTSTQDRSSTVGQTSSIAPQPSKPTPIIPPLAKSTGPGSGSGVRRMRRIIAEDAEWSLAIVPLLTELCIQHIVKNFQNNPILKQLLPEHQKKVLNHLSPDLPLAVTANLIDDESYWRRCCTQRWPVCHVDNHGGSWKRMFFELHLENLLKHFIPNTTDPAVILNLLPLCRNYVRAIRVDQFLPPVQLPAPPRGGDQSDSGSEGEMEEPAMDHYQLDNLVAGLSHLEELDLVYGVKDCGMNFEWNLFLFTYRDCYSLAATIKACHTLKIFRLTRSKVDDDKARILIRSLLDHPALEELDLSHNLIGDRGARAAAKLLSHSRLRVLNLANNQVRAPGAHSLAHALGHNSNLISLNLRLNCIEDEGGQALAHALHTNKCLTTLHLGGNELSEPTATLLSQVLTINTTLTSINLSCNHIGLDGGKQLLEGMSDNKTLLEFDLRLSDIAQESEYLIGQALCANREAARQRALNPSHFMSPVTAKGPENPAG; via the exons ATGAAGGGAAGCACCTCACTCAAAGACACCATCTCAG GTTCCTGCCAGCACCCGGGATCTGCCTGTCTGAGAAGCTCCCCGTCACGAGCCATCACCAAGGGGCCACCTGTCCCTGTGTTGCCAAGCCCCAGCATGCAGGATACCCAGACAACAGAGTCACCGTCAATCCCCAGCCGGTCCTCAACCTCCACCCAGGACCGGTCTTCCACTGTGGGCCAAACTTCGAGCATAGCCCCACAGCCCTCAAAGCCCACCCCGATTATCCCACCCCTGGCTAAGTCCACGGGCCCAGGTTCTGGGTCTGGGGTCCGGCGGATGCGCAGGATCATCGCTGAGGATGCTGAGTGGTCGCTGGCCATCGTGCCCCTCCTCACAGAGCTCTGCATTCAGCACATTGTCAAGAACTTCCAGA ACAACCCCATCCTGAAACAGCTGCTCCCAGAGCATCAGAAGAAGGTCCTGAACCACCTGTCTCCTGACCTGCCGCTGGCTGTGACCGCCAACCTGATCGATGATGAGAGTTACTGGCGCCGCTGCTGCACGCAGCGGTGGCCCGTGTGCCACGTGGACAATCACGGCGGTAGCTGGAAGCGCATGTTCTTTGAGCTGCACCTGGAGAACCTGCTGAAACACTTCATCCCGAACACCACCGACCCCGCGGTGATCCTCAACCTGCTGCCGCTCTGCAGGAACTACGTGCGCGCCATCCGGGTGGATCAGTTCCTTCCGCCCGTGCAgctcccggccccgccccgcggcGGGGATCAATCCGATTCCGGCAGCGAAGGGGAGATGGAGGAACCGGCCATGGACCACTACCAACTGGACAACCTGGTGGCTGGCCTGAGCCATCTGGAGGAGCTGGACCTGGTATACGGTGTGAAGGACTGTGGCATGAACTTCGAGTGGAACCTCTTCCTCTTCACCTACCGCGACTGCTACTCCCTGGCGGCCACCATCAAGGCCTGCCACACCCTCAAG ATCTTCAGGCTGACCCGAAGCAAGGTGGATGACGACAAGGCACGCATCCTAATCCGCAGCCTCCTGGACCACCCGGCCCTGGAGGAGCTGGACCTGTCGCACAACCTCATCGGGGACCGGGGTGCGCGCGCTGCCGCCAAGCTGCTGAGCCACAGCCGCCTGCGCGTGCTCAACCTCGCCAACAACCAGGTGCGTGCGCCCGGCGCCCATTCGCTGGCTCACGCCCTGGGGCACAACAGCAACCTCATCTCCCTCAACCTGCGCCTCAACTGCATCGAGGATGAGGGCGGCCAGGCGCTCGCCCACGCCCTGCATACCAACAAGTGCCTCACCACGCTGCACCTCGGGGGCAACGAGCTGTCCGAGCCCACTGCGACCCTCCTGTCCCAAGTGCTCACCATCAACACCACGCTCACCAGCATCAACCTGTCCTGCAACCACATCGGGCTG gatggcGGGAAGCAGCTCCTGGAAGGCATGTCAGACAACAAGACCCTCCTGGAGTTTGATTTGCGCCTGTCAGACATCGCCCAGGAGAGCGAGTACCTCATCGGCCAGGCCCTCTGTGCCAACCGCGAAGCAGCCCGCCAGCGGGCCCTGAATCCCAGCCACTTCATGTCCCCagtcactgccaagggccctgaGAACCCTGCGGGATAA
- the TCTE1 gene encoding dynein regulatory complex subunit 5 isoform X2, which produces MQDTQTTESPSIPSRSSTSTQDRSSTVGQTSSIAPQPSKPTPIIPPLAKSTGPGSGSGVRRMRRIIAEDAEWSLAIVPLLTELCIQHIVKNFQNNPILKQLLPEHQKKVLNHLSPDLPLAVTANLIDDESYWRRCCTQRWPVCHVDNHGGSWKRMFFELHLENLLKHFIPNTTDPAVILNLLPLCRNYVRAIRVDQFLPPVQLPAPPRGGDQSDSGSEGEMEEPAMDHYQLDNLVAGLSHLEELDLVYGVKDCGMNFEWNLFLFTYRDCYSLAATIKACHTLKIFRLTRSKVDDDKARILIRSLLDHPALEELDLSHNLIGDRGARAAAKLLSHSRLRVLNLANNQVRAPGAHSLAHALGHNSNLISLNLRLNCIEDEGGQALAHALHTNKCLTTLHLGGNELSEPTATLLSQVLTINTTLTSINLSCNHIGLDGGKQLLEGMSDNKTLLEFDLRLSDIAQESEYLIGQALCANREAARQRALNPSHFMSPVTAKGPENPAG; this is translated from the exons ATGCAGGATACCCAGACAACAGAGTCACCGTCAATCCCCAGCCGGTCCTCAACCTCCACCCAGGACCGGTCTTCCACTGTGGGCCAAACTTCGAGCATAGCCCCACAGCCCTCAAAGCCCACCCCGATTATCCCACCCCTGGCTAAGTCCACGGGCCCAGGTTCTGGGTCTGGGGTCCGGCGGATGCGCAGGATCATCGCTGAGGATGCTGAGTGGTCGCTGGCCATCGTGCCCCTCCTCACAGAGCTCTGCATTCAGCACATTGTCAAGAACTTCCAGA ACAACCCCATCCTGAAACAGCTGCTCCCAGAGCATCAGAAGAAGGTCCTGAACCACCTGTCTCCTGACCTGCCGCTGGCTGTGACCGCCAACCTGATCGATGATGAGAGTTACTGGCGCCGCTGCTGCACGCAGCGGTGGCCCGTGTGCCACGTGGACAATCACGGCGGTAGCTGGAAGCGCATGTTCTTTGAGCTGCACCTGGAGAACCTGCTGAAACACTTCATCCCGAACACCACCGACCCCGCGGTGATCCTCAACCTGCTGCCGCTCTGCAGGAACTACGTGCGCGCCATCCGGGTGGATCAGTTCCTTCCGCCCGTGCAgctcccggccccgccccgcggcGGGGATCAATCCGATTCCGGCAGCGAAGGGGAGATGGAGGAACCGGCCATGGACCACTACCAACTGGACAACCTGGTGGCTGGCCTGAGCCATCTGGAGGAGCTGGACCTGGTATACGGTGTGAAGGACTGTGGCATGAACTTCGAGTGGAACCTCTTCCTCTTCACCTACCGCGACTGCTACTCCCTGGCGGCCACCATCAAGGCCTGCCACACCCTCAAG ATCTTCAGGCTGACCCGAAGCAAGGTGGATGACGACAAGGCACGCATCCTAATCCGCAGCCTCCTGGACCACCCGGCCCTGGAGGAGCTGGACCTGTCGCACAACCTCATCGGGGACCGGGGTGCGCGCGCTGCCGCCAAGCTGCTGAGCCACAGCCGCCTGCGCGTGCTCAACCTCGCCAACAACCAGGTGCGTGCGCCCGGCGCCCATTCGCTGGCTCACGCCCTGGGGCACAACAGCAACCTCATCTCCCTCAACCTGCGCCTCAACTGCATCGAGGATGAGGGCGGCCAGGCGCTCGCCCACGCCCTGCATACCAACAAGTGCCTCACCACGCTGCACCTCGGGGGCAACGAGCTGTCCGAGCCCACTGCGACCCTCCTGTCCCAAGTGCTCACCATCAACACCACGCTCACCAGCATCAACCTGTCCTGCAACCACATCGGGCTG gatggcGGGAAGCAGCTCCTGGAAGGCATGTCAGACAACAAGACCCTCCTGGAGTTTGATTTGCGCCTGTCAGACATCGCCCAGGAGAGCGAGTACCTCATCGGCCAGGCCCTCTGTGCCAACCGCGAAGCAGCCCGCCAGCGGGCCCTGAATCCCAGCCACTTCATGTCCCCagtcactgccaagggccctgaGAACCCTGCGGGATAA
- the TMEM151B gene encoding transmembrane protein 151B isoform X1 has protein sequence MAHAGSLLCLSLVLASHLGLTLLCTSLSVSACHFGCWPLALPSRIHLCTGSLPLRLTPQSSRPFACPSEQQRPIQPSFTKSLCRESHWKCLLLSLLMYGCLGAVAWCHVTTVTRLTFSSAYQGNSLMYHDSPCSNGYVYIPLAFLLMLYAVYLVECWHCQARHELQHRVDVSSVRERVGRMQQATPCIWWKAISYHYVRRTRQVTRYRNGDAYTTTQVYHERVNTHVAEAEFDYARCGVRDVSKALVGLEGAPATRLRFTKCFSFASVEAENAYLCQRARFFAENEGLDDYMEAREGMHLKNVDFREFMVAFPDPARPPWYACSSAFWAAALLTLSWPLRVLAEYRTAYAHYHVEKLFGLEGPGSAGGSAGGGGLSPSDELLPPLTHRLPRVNTVDSTELEWHIRSNQQLVPSYSEAVLMDLAGLGARCAGGAAGGYAPTCRYGGVGGPGAAGLAPYRRSCEHCQRAVSSSSIFSRSALSICASPRAAPGPGGVGAGCGGSRFSLGRLYGSRRSCLWRSRSGSVNEASCPTEQTRLSSQASMGDDEEDDDEEEAGPPPPYHDALYFPVLIVHRQEGCLGHSHRPLHRHGSCVETSL, from the exons ATGGCTCACGCTGGGTCACTTCTGTGTTTATCTCTGGTCCTGGCCTCCCATCTTGGTCTGACTCTTCTCTGCACATCCTTGTCTGTCTCTGCCTGTCATTTCGGGTGCTGGCCTCTGGCCCTCCCTTCCCGCATTCATCTCTGTACTGGGTCCTTGCCACTCCGTCTCACTCCCCAATCATCTCGGCCCTTTGCCTGCCCATCTGAGCAGCAGCGTCCCATCCAGCCCTCTTTCACCAAGTCCCTCTGCCGTGAGTCCCACTGGAAGTGCCTGCTGCTCTCGCTGCTCATGTACGGCTGCCTGGGGGCGGTGGCCTGGTGCCACGTCACCACGGTGACCCGCCTCACCTTCAGCAGCGCCTACCAGGGCAACAGCCTCATGTACCACGACAGCCCTTGCTCCAACGGCTATGTCTACAtccccctggccttcctgctcaTGCTGTATGCCGTCTACCTGGTGGAGTGCTGGCATTGCCAAGCCCGCCACGAGCTGCAGCACCGGGTGGACGTGAGCAGCGTGCGAGAGCGCGTGGGCCGCATGCAGCAGGCCACGCCCTGTATCTGGTGGAAGGCCATCAGCTACCACTACGTCCGCCGCACGCGCCAAGTCACCCGATACCGCAATGGAGATGCCTACACCACCACCCAG GTCTACCATGAGCGCGTGAACACGCACGTGGCCGAGGCTGAGTTCGACTACGCGCGCTGTGGCGTCCGCGATGTGTCCAAGGCGCTGGTGGGGCTGGAAGGCGCGCCGGCCACACGACTGCGCTTCACCAAGTGCTTCAGTTTCGCCAGCGTGGAGGCCGAGAACGCGTACCTGTGCCAGCGCGCGCGCTTCTTCGCCGAGAACGAGGGCCTGGACGACTACATGGAGGCGCGCGAGGGCATGCATCTCAAGAACGTAGACTTCCGCGAGTTCATGGTGGCCTTCCCCGACCCGGCCAGGCCGCCCTGGTACGCCTGTTCGTCCGCCTTCTGGGCCGCGGCGCTGCTCACGCTGTCGTGGCCGCTACGCGTGCTGGCCGAGTACCGCACGGCCTACGCGCACTACCACGTAGAGAAGCTCTTTGGCCTGGAGGGCCCGGGCTCGGCGGGTGGCAGCGCCGGCGGCGGCGGCCTCAGTCCCAGCGACGAGCTGCTGCCGCCGCTCACGCACCGCCTGCCGCGGGTCAACACGGTGGACAGCACGGAGCTCGAGTGGCACATCCGCTCCAACCAGCAGCTGGTGCCCAGCTACTCGGAGGCAGTGCTCATGGACCTGGCGGGGCTGGGCGCGCGCTGCGCTGGGGGCGCGGCCGGGGGCTACGCCCCCACCTGCCGCTACGGCGGAGTGGGTGGACCGGGAGCGGCGGGCCTGGCCCCGTACCGGCGCAGCTGCGAGCACTGCCAGCGCGCCGTCAGTAGCTCGTCCATCTTCTCGCGCAGCGCCCTGAGCATCTGCGCCAGCCCGCGGGCCGCCCCCGGGCCCGGAGGAGTTGGGGCGGGCTGCGGGGGCAGCCGCTTCTCACTCGGCCGCCTCTACGGCTCCCGGCGCAGCTGCCTGTGGCGCAGCCGGAGCGGGAGCGTCAACGAGGCTAGCTGCCCTACCGAGCAGACGCGACTGTCCAGCCAGGCCAGCATGGGGGACGACGAGGAGGACGACGACGAGGAGGAGGCCGGGCCGCCGCCGCCCTACCACGACGCCCTCTACTTCCCGGTGCTCATTGTGCACCGTCAGGAGGGGTGTCTGGGCCACAGCCACCGGCCGCTGCACCGCCACGGCTCCTGCGTAGAGACTTCACTGTGA
- the TMEM151B gene encoding transmembrane protein 151B isoform X2 gives MSPPGSAAGESGGGGGGGGGGPGVPEEPTAAAATDEGPAREEQRPIQPSFTKSLCRESHWKCLLLSLLMYGCLGAVAWCHVTTVTRLTFSSAYQGNSLMYHDSPCSNGYVYIPLAFLLMLYAVYLVECWHCQARHELQHRVDVSSVRERVGRMQQATPCIWWKAISYHYVRRTRQVTRYRNGDAYTTTQVYHERVNTHVAEAEFDYARCGVRDVSKALVGLEGAPATRLRFTKCFSFASVEAENAYLCQRARFFAENEGLDDYMEAREGMHLKNVDFREFMVAFPDPARPPWYACSSAFWAAALLTLSWPLRVLAEYRTAYAHYHVEKLFGLEGPGSAGGSAGGGGLSPSDELLPPLTHRLPRVNTVDSTELEWHIRSNQQLVPSYSEAVLMDLAGLGARCAGGAAGGYAPTCRYGGVGGPGAAGLAPYRRSCEHCQRAVSSSSIFSRSALSICASPRAAPGPGGVGAGCGGSRFSLGRLYGSRRSCLWRSRSGSVNEASCPTEQTRLSSQASMGDDEEDDDEEEAGPPPPYHDALYFPVLIVHRQEGCLGHSHRPLHRHGSCVETSL, from the exons ATGTCCCCCCCTGGCTCGGCCGCGGGAGAgagcggcggcggtggcggcggcggcggtggcggcccCGGGGTCCCGGAGGAGCCCACGGCGGCGGCGGCTACGGACGAGGGCCCCGCCCGAGAGGAG CAGCGTCCCATCCAGCCCTCTTTCACCAAGTCCCTCTGCCGTGAGTCCCACTGGAAGTGCCTGCTGCTCTCGCTGCTCATGTACGGCTGCCTGGGGGCGGTGGCCTGGTGCCACGTCACCACGGTGACCCGCCTCACCTTCAGCAGCGCCTACCAGGGCAACAGCCTCATGTACCACGACAGCCCTTGCTCCAACGGCTATGTCTACAtccccctggccttcctgctcaTGCTGTATGCCGTCTACCTGGTGGAGTGCTGGCATTGCCAAGCCCGCCACGAGCTGCAGCACCGGGTGGACGTGAGCAGCGTGCGAGAGCGCGTGGGCCGCATGCAGCAGGCCACGCCCTGTATCTGGTGGAAGGCCATCAGCTACCACTACGTCCGCCGCACGCGCCAAGTCACCCGATACCGCAATGGAGATGCCTACACCACCACCCAG GTCTACCATGAGCGCGTGAACACGCACGTGGCCGAGGCTGAGTTCGACTACGCGCGCTGTGGCGTCCGCGATGTGTCCAAGGCGCTGGTGGGGCTGGAAGGCGCGCCGGCCACACGACTGCGCTTCACCAAGTGCTTCAGTTTCGCCAGCGTGGAGGCCGAGAACGCGTACCTGTGCCAGCGCGCGCGCTTCTTCGCCGAGAACGAGGGCCTGGACGACTACATGGAGGCGCGCGAGGGCATGCATCTCAAGAACGTAGACTTCCGCGAGTTCATGGTGGCCTTCCCCGACCCGGCCAGGCCGCCCTGGTACGCCTGTTCGTCCGCCTTCTGGGCCGCGGCGCTGCTCACGCTGTCGTGGCCGCTACGCGTGCTGGCCGAGTACCGCACGGCCTACGCGCACTACCACGTAGAGAAGCTCTTTGGCCTGGAGGGCCCGGGCTCGGCGGGTGGCAGCGCCGGCGGCGGCGGCCTCAGTCCCAGCGACGAGCTGCTGCCGCCGCTCACGCACCGCCTGCCGCGGGTCAACACGGTGGACAGCACGGAGCTCGAGTGGCACATCCGCTCCAACCAGCAGCTGGTGCCCAGCTACTCGGAGGCAGTGCTCATGGACCTGGCGGGGCTGGGCGCGCGCTGCGCTGGGGGCGCGGCCGGGGGCTACGCCCCCACCTGCCGCTACGGCGGAGTGGGTGGACCGGGAGCGGCGGGCCTGGCCCCGTACCGGCGCAGCTGCGAGCACTGCCAGCGCGCCGTCAGTAGCTCGTCCATCTTCTCGCGCAGCGCCCTGAGCATCTGCGCCAGCCCGCGGGCCGCCCCCGGGCCCGGAGGAGTTGGGGCGGGCTGCGGGGGCAGCCGCTTCTCACTCGGCCGCCTCTACGGCTCCCGGCGCAGCTGCCTGTGGCGCAGCCGGAGCGGGAGCGTCAACGAGGCTAGCTGCCCTACCGAGCAGACGCGACTGTCCAGCCAGGCCAGCATGGGGGACGACGAGGAGGACGACGACGAGGAGGAGGCCGGGCCGCCGCCGCCCTACCACGACGCCCTCTACTTCCCGGTGCTCATTGTGCACCGTCAGGAGGGGTGTCTGGGCCACAGCCACCGGCCGCTGCACCGCCACGGCTCCTGCGTAGAGACTTCACTGTGA
- the NFKBIE gene encoding NF-kappa-B inhibitor epsilon: MSEARKGPDETDESQYDSGIESLRSLRSLPESTPRPASGPSDGGGPQPWIHPPGTAKEPEEKEDTDGERADSTYGSSSLTEPLSLSGDPRTEDAVPDSPLPAAGALSPQQLEALTYISEDGDTLIHLAVIHEAPAVLLYCLALLPQEVLDIQNNLYQTALHLAVHLDQPGAVRALVLKGASRVLQDRHGDTALHVACQRQHLACARCLLEGQPEPGRGPPHSLDLQLQNWQGLACLHIATLQRNRPLMELLLQNGADIDVQEGTSGKTALHLAVETQERGLVQFLLQAGARVDARMLNGCTPLHLAAGRGLSSISSTLCEAGADSLLRNVEDETPQDLAEDPFALLPFDDLKISGKPLLCAD, from the exons ATGTCGGAGGCGCGGAAGGGGCCGGACGAGACCGATGAAAGCCAGTATGACTCGGGCATCGAGTCTCTGCGCTCCCTGCGCTCCCTGCCCGAGTCCACCCCGCGCCCAGCCTCGGGGCCCTCAGACGGCGGGGGCCCCCAGCCCTGGATTCATCCTCCGGGAACCGCCAAGGagccagaggagaaggaagacaCGGACGGGGAGCGGGCTGACTCCACCTACGGCTCCTCATCACTCACCGAGCCCCTGTCCTTGTCGGGAGACCCCAGGACCGAGGACGCAGTTCCAGACTCACCGCTCCCCGCCGCCGGGGCGCTGAGCCCTCAGCAGCTGGAAGCACTCACGTACATTTCCGAGGACGGAGACAC gctgaTCCACCTGGCAGTGATTCACGAGGCCCCCGCCGTGCTGCTATATTGCCTGGCTCTGCTGCCCCAGGAAGTCTTGGACATTCAGAACAACCTTTACCAG ACAGCACTTCATCTGGCTGTACATCTGGACCAGCCAGGTGCAGTTCGGGCCCTGGTGCTGAAGGGGGCCAGCCGGGTGCTGCAGGACCGACATGGTGACACAGCCCTGCATGTAGCCTGCCAGCGCCAACACCTGGCCTGTGCCCGCTGCCTACTGGAGGGGCAGCCAGAGCCTGGCAGAGGACCACCTCACTCCTTGGACCTCCAGCTGCAAAACTGGCAAG GTCTGGCCTGTCTCCACATCGCCACCCTGCAGAGGAACCGGCCACTCATGGAACTGCTGCTTCAGAACGGAGCTGACATTGATGTGCAG GAGGGCACGAGTGGGAAGACAGCGCTGCACCTGGCCGTGGAGACCCAGGAGCGGGGTCTGGTgcaattcctcctccaggcggGGGCGCGGGTGGACGCCCGCATGCTCAATGGGTGCACGCCTCTGCACCTGGCGGCGGGCCGGGGCCTCAGCAGCATCTCGTCCACCCTGTGCGAGGCAGGTGCCGACTCCCTGCTGCGAAACGTGGAGGATGAGACTCCCCAGGACCTGGCTGAGGAT CCCTTTGCCCTGTTGCCTTTCGACGACCTGAAGATCTCCGGGAAGCCACTGCTGTGTGCAGACTGA
- the SLC35B2 gene encoding adenosine 3'-phospho 5'-phosphosulfate transporter 1 isoform X1, with amino-acid sequence MDPRWWAVVVLAALPSLGAGGEKNPEAPPESWTQLWFFRFLVNAAGYASFMVPGYLLVQYFRRKNYLETGRGLCFPLVKTCVFGNEPKAPDEIPLAARADPAETSPTWQALKLLFCASGLQVSYLTWGVLQERVMTRSYGATATSPGERFSDSQFLVLMNRILALMVAGVYCILCKQPRHGAPMYRYSFASLSNVLSSWCQYEALKFVSFPTQVLAKASKVIPVMLMGKLVSRRSYEHWEYLTAGLISIGVSMFLLSSGPEPHSSPATTLSGLILLAGYIAFDSFTSNWQDALFAYKMSSVQMMFGVNLFSCLFTVGSLLEQGALLEGIRFMGRHSEFAAHTLLLSICSACGQLFIFYTIGQFGAAVFTIIMTLRQAFAILLSCLLYGHTVTVVGGLGVAVVFAALLLRVYARGRLKQRGKKAMPVESSVQKV; translated from the exons ATGGACCCCAG GTGGTGGGCAGTGGTGGTGCTGGCTGCGCTCCCCTCcctgggggcaggtggggagaaGAACCCCGAAGCCCCTCCGGAGTCGTGGACTCAGCTCTGGTTCTTCCGCTTTTTGGTGAACGCGGCTGGCTATGCAAGCTTTATGGTGCCTGGCTACCTGCTGGTGCAGTACTTCAGGCGGAAGAACTACCTGGAAACAG GTAGGGGTCTCTGCTTCCCCCTGGTGAAAACTTGTGTGTTTGGCAATGAGCCCAAGGCCCCGGATGAGATTCCCCTGGCTGCCCGGGCAGATCCAGCGGAGACCAGTCCCACTTGGCAGGCCCTGAAGCTGCTGTTCTGTGCCTCGGGGCTCCAG GTGTCTTATCTGACGTGGGGAGTGCTGCAGGAAAGAGTGATGACCCGCAGCTACGGGGCCACGGCCACATCTCCAGGCGAGCGCTTCTCGGACTCTCAGTTCCTGGTGCTCATGAACCGCATCCTGGCCCTGATGGTGGCTGGCGTCTACTGCATCTTATGCAAGCAGCCCCGACATGGGGCACCCATGTACCGGTACTCCTTTGCCAGCCTGTCAAATGTGCTCAGCAGCTGGTGCCAATACGAAGCCCTCAAGTTCGTCAGCTTCCCCACCCAGGTGCTGGCCAAGGCCTCCAAGGTGATCCCTGTTATGCTGATGGGAAAATTGGTGTCTCGGCGCAGCTATGAGCACTGGGAATATCTGACAGCTGGCCTCATCTCCATTGGGGTCAGCATGTTCCTGCTGTCCAGCGGACCGGAGCCCCACAGCTCCCCGGCCACCACGCTCTCAGGCCTCATCCTGTTGGCAGGCTACATTGCCTTCGACAGCTTCACCTCCAACTGGCAGGACGCCCTGTTCGCCTATAAGATGTCATCGGTGCAGATGATGTTTGGGGTCAACCTCTTCTCCTGCCTCTTCACGGTGGGCTCCCTGCTGGAGCAGGGGGCCCTCCTGGAGGGCATCCGCTTCATGGGGCGACACAGCGAGTTTGCAGCGCacaccctgctgctctccatctGCTCTGCGTGTGGCCAGCTCTTCATCTTCTACACCATCGGGCAGTTTGGGGCTGCCGTCTTCACCATCATCATGACCCTCCGCCAGGCCTTCGCCAtcctcctttcctgcctcctctaTGGCCACACTGTCACTGTGGTGGGGGGCCTGGGAGTGGCTGTGGTCTTTGCTGCCCTCCTGCTCCGGGTCTATGCCCGGGGCCGTCTAAAGCAGCGGGGAAAGAAGGCCATGCCAGTCGAGTCATCTGTGCAGAAGGTTTGA
- the SLC35B2 gene encoding adenosine 3'-phospho 5'-phosphosulfate transporter 1 isoform X2, whose translation MVPGYLLVQYFRRKNYLETGRGLCFPLVKTCVFGNEPKAPDEIPLAARADPAETSPTWQALKLLFCASGLQVSYLTWGVLQERVMTRSYGATATSPGERFSDSQFLVLMNRILALMVAGVYCILCKQPRHGAPMYRYSFASLSNVLSSWCQYEALKFVSFPTQVLAKASKVIPVMLMGKLVSRRSYEHWEYLTAGLISIGVSMFLLSSGPEPHSSPATTLSGLILLAGYIAFDSFTSNWQDALFAYKMSSVQMMFGVNLFSCLFTVGSLLEQGALLEGIRFMGRHSEFAAHTLLLSICSACGQLFIFYTIGQFGAAVFTIIMTLRQAFAILLSCLLYGHTVTVVGGLGVAVVFAALLLRVYARGRLKQRGKKAMPVESSVQKV comes from the exons ATGGTGCCTGGCTACCTGCTGGTGCAGTACTTCAGGCGGAAGAACTACCTGGAAACAG GTAGGGGTCTCTGCTTCCCCCTGGTGAAAACTTGTGTGTTTGGCAATGAGCCCAAGGCCCCGGATGAGATTCCCCTGGCTGCCCGGGCAGATCCAGCGGAGACCAGTCCCACTTGGCAGGCCCTGAAGCTGCTGTTCTGTGCCTCGGGGCTCCAG GTGTCTTATCTGACGTGGGGAGTGCTGCAGGAAAGAGTGATGACCCGCAGCTACGGGGCCACGGCCACATCTCCAGGCGAGCGCTTCTCGGACTCTCAGTTCCTGGTGCTCATGAACCGCATCCTGGCCCTGATGGTGGCTGGCGTCTACTGCATCTTATGCAAGCAGCCCCGACATGGGGCACCCATGTACCGGTACTCCTTTGCCAGCCTGTCAAATGTGCTCAGCAGCTGGTGCCAATACGAAGCCCTCAAGTTCGTCAGCTTCCCCACCCAGGTGCTGGCCAAGGCCTCCAAGGTGATCCCTGTTATGCTGATGGGAAAATTGGTGTCTCGGCGCAGCTATGAGCACTGGGAATATCTGACAGCTGGCCTCATCTCCATTGGGGTCAGCATGTTCCTGCTGTCCAGCGGACCGGAGCCCCACAGCTCCCCGGCCACCACGCTCTCAGGCCTCATCCTGTTGGCAGGCTACATTGCCTTCGACAGCTTCACCTCCAACTGGCAGGACGCCCTGTTCGCCTATAAGATGTCATCGGTGCAGATGATGTTTGGGGTCAACCTCTTCTCCTGCCTCTTCACGGTGGGCTCCCTGCTGGAGCAGGGGGCCCTCCTGGAGGGCATCCGCTTCATGGGGCGACACAGCGAGTTTGCAGCGCacaccctgctgctctccatctGCTCTGCGTGTGGCCAGCTCTTCATCTTCTACACCATCGGGCAGTTTGGGGCTGCCGTCTTCACCATCATCATGACCCTCCGCCAGGCCTTCGCCAtcctcctttcctgcctcctctaTGGCCACACTGTCACTGTGGTGGGGGGCCTGGGAGTGGCTGTGGTCTTTGCTGCCCTCCTGCTCCGGGTCTATGCCCGGGGCCGTCTAAAGCAGCGGGGAAAGAAGGCCATGCCAGTCGAGTCATCTGTGCAGAAGGTTTGA